Within Populus trichocarpa isolate Nisqually-1 chromosome 6, P.trichocarpa_v4.1, whole genome shotgun sequence, the genomic segment TCTCAAGaagtaatctttttttttttattgtagcaaTTATCTTTGCATTCGTctcgtttcttttcttttgcgaAGTTGtagttctctctctctaattcttttattttattaatttttttttgggttttacagGTATATGGACAAGAAGCTTCAAAGTAAGCTCTCTTgaattcccttttcttttcctgtattttttatttacttcacaACTGTTTAGTCGCTGGATAATCATGGAAGCAAAAGATGGAGAGTTTTGGGTTTGATATTATTACGTGTGATATCTATGtatctactttttatttatttgtgttttttgtcaCACGGTATTGTAAAAATATCTGTATAGAAGTATTCAATAGGTCGTcgtgtaaaataattttttatttttttgtgaacttGTTGGTGGATTCTCTTTGatgaaaccaatttttttttttttgaattttctgttTCTGTCTTGAagtgatgtttttttgtttaatgtggTGAAAAATTCATAACTTTGTTAGACACAAAGAAGTTGGTTTTGTCTTTAGAGTCAGTGTACTTAATTGACATGTGGCCAAAGTCTGATTAAattgttataaatatttattttccacttattttaatttagaataatcCATAAGACAGCTTAGAGGTGAAATAAGCTCTCCTTAGATGCAGAAATTATCTTTCAAGTTGCTTTTGGCTGgatttttcaagtccaaagggtTTTGGAATTCGGTTAAAATTTGGAATTGATTCAAGAAGAGGAAATCGGGGATATGGGAGCAGGTATACATGCTGTACCAGTACTATTCTTGTGTTTCAACCTAATTGATGAACAGATGTCACGGGGGTTTCTTAAGGGAAGTTTTATGGTTGGAGACTATCTGAATGCTCATGGTAGAACATTAGAACTTTTGGGGTGTTAACTTTTTGACTCCTGTTTTCAATATCTTGAAAGTATGAAAAGTCGAAGCGCAAATGTAAAATTGCATGcagaattaaacaaataatcttaaaatctGAGCTACACATCTTGAATTGCTTGGGCAATCATGGTTTTAAGCAAGTTTCAGAGCTGCTTAAATCTCTTCCAATCTGACTTTCCACTCAGTTAGGAGTTTGACATCGGTGTAAAATGGAACAAGGCGCATAGATATGAAACCTTGTGCAAGTTTTGTTACTAAATTGTATTCAGATGAAACAGCACTGTGGTCAGTTCAGATTGTCCATCTTCAATcagtttattttccaacttGTTTCTGTCTCTTTAAGTCACCTATTGATACACTAGTTGCCTGTGTTTTACATTATTGATAATGTTTGAAGTTGatgagttttttcattttaatgcaGTCAAGCTGAATGCAAATAGGATGGTGGTTGGAACACTTCGTGGGTTTGACCAGTTCATGAATTTAGTTGTTGACAACACTGTGGAGGTGAATGGTGATGAGAAAACTGATATAGGCATGGTGGTGAGTCATCttttcactatttttctttgttcagTATTAGTCAAATCATTACTTCAGAATTATTCTCCAATTATTAGCATTTTGAAATTGGTATTGCTTTCTTGCTGCAGGTGCTCAGAGGCAATAGTGTTGTCACAGTTGAAGCATTGGAACCTGTAAACAGAGCACAGTGATGGATGGCTGTGTACTTGTACTGATTTAGGCGGGCTTTAAGTCATATGTAATTTGACCCGGATGGCTACACTTTGTATGAGATAAAGTTGTTTAATAATTTCTGTTGCAATGAAGGTTATATGCTGCATCAAGGCTATATGAATCTTTTATTCTTCCAGTAATTcttgctttccttttttctcctttgaaGCACGCCagtatttattttctagtttttaagcTAGTGGGTTTAGACtttattattgatttgaattcCAATGTTATCGACATGCCTATGCTTTCAGGGGTTAATCGCAAGTTGATATCATCAGGATAGGACAGTTACAATCCATTTTTTTGCGTGGCTGGGTCTGGCTTTAAACCAGGAATTCAGACTCCTTTTTCTGATGTTAAATTCTTGCGCATCGAATACCACGAGTGCCATGGCAAAGCATTTTGACAGACAGTCATTTGTCTTATTCATTTGTCAGTTTGATTGGTTCTTGATAATCTTACTCCTATTGCTCGGCAacagaccttttttttttcctcatagaTATGCTGCCGTTTTTAAACCTGCCATGACAATGCAGAAGTCTGGACAACTGTGAACTGTTTTGCCAGTTGGTGAAGGGAAGCATTCTATCAGTTTTACTAGTCTTGTTGCCTGTGATTGCTTGATTGCTCCCACATCTAGCGAATGTTGGCCTCAGTATGGATAACACCCGCATTGTTCCAGATTGGCTTAGCACTTGGGTTCCTTTGTAATATCAGCACACCTTTATTCAGAAAGATGCATTTTTATTCCTGCAGGCAGCATGCACTGCTATCAGGTTGATTTATTT encodes:
- the LOC7492248 gene encoding probable small nuclear ribonucleoprotein G, producing MSRSGQPPDLKKYMDKKLQIKLNANRMVVGTLRGFDQFMNLVVDNTVEVNGDEKTDIGMVVLRGNSVVTVEALEPVNRAQ